A genomic window from Caldalkalibacillus thermarum includes:
- the acpS gene encoding holo-ACP synthase — MIIGTGIDMVELGRIRRLRDRQPRFVARILTPDEKAQYAPLSEWRQVEYLAGRFAAKEALAKALGCGVGQRFSWHHVSILSQSDGAPVVSWHSPWDDGKACPYRVHLSISHTRHYALAQVILEQ; from the coding sequence TAGGCACAGGAATTGATATGGTGGAGCTGGGACGGATCAGGCGTCTCAGAGACAGGCAGCCGCGTTTTGTGGCCCGCATTCTCACACCGGATGAAAAGGCCCAATATGCCCCGCTTTCTGAATGGAGGCAAGTGGAGTATCTGGCGGGCCGTTTTGCGGCCAAAGAGGCGCTGGCCAAGGCTTTGGGCTGTGGGGTGGGCCAGCGTTTTTCCTGGCATCATGTTTCCATTCTCAGTCAGTCTGACGGGGCGCCGGTGGTTAGCTGGCACTCTCCGTGGGATGATGGGAAGGCCTGCCCTTATCGTGTCCATCTCTCCATTTCCCATACCCGCCACTATGCTTTAGCCCAAGTGATCCTTGAACAATGA